A genomic region of Sulfobacillus acidophilus DSM 10332 contains the following coding sequences:
- a CDS encoding photosystem I assembly BtpA (PFAM: BtpA family~TIGRFAM: membrane complex biogenesis protein, BtpA family~COGs: COG0434 TIM-barrel enzyme~InterPro IPR005137~KEGG: opr:Ocepr_2098 photosystem I assembly BtpA~PFAM: Photosystem I assembly BtpA~SPTR: Photosystem I assembly BtpA;~TIGRFAM: Photosystem I assembly BtpA) — protein MAQWIQSTFGTQKPVIAMVHFPALPGTPLYDKSAGMSHVLDSVRRDLETLQESGVDAVMFCNENDRPYQFTADDSTIAAMATVIGRLQPEIAVPYGVDILWDPVAAVALAHAVGAQFVREVFTGLYESDMGVWNGRAAEALRLRTNLGETERIKLLFNVSAEFASPIGHRTIADIAQSVAFSSLPDALCVSGPMTGRPVDPEDLESVRQRVGGVPVFVNTGVRADNVNKYLSVADGVIVGTSLKFDGKTFNAVDLDRARMLMKTVQELRIQLTT, from the coding sequence ATGGCTCAGTGGATTCAATCAACCTTTGGTACCCAAAAACCTGTGATCGCGATGGTACATTTTCCTGCGCTACCTGGTACCCCTTTATACGATAAAAGCGCCGGCATGTCGCATGTTTTGGATTCGGTCCGGAGAGATCTTGAAACCTTGCAAGAATCCGGGGTTGACGCAGTAATGTTTTGCAATGAAAATGACCGACCGTATCAATTTACCGCGGATGATTCGACTATTGCGGCAATGGCTACTGTAATAGGCCGGCTTCAACCAGAGATAGCGGTTCCCTACGGTGTCGACATTTTATGGGATCCCGTGGCCGCCGTGGCATTGGCTCATGCCGTCGGGGCCCAATTTGTTCGAGAAGTGTTCACCGGATTGTATGAAAGCGACATGGGGGTATGGAACGGACGAGCCGCTGAGGCTCTTCGATTACGGACAAATCTGGGCGAAACGGAGCGAATCAAACTATTGTTCAACGTGTCTGCCGAATTTGCATCCCCGATAGGACATCGAACCATTGCCGATATAGCTCAATCCGTCGCCTTCTCCAGTTTGCCGGACGCCCTTTGTGTGTCGGGTCCGATGACGGGTCGGCCTGTAGACCCCGAGGACTTGGAATCTGTTCGCCAACGGGTTGGCGGCGTTCCCGTGTTCGTGAACACGGGGGTCCGGGCGGATAACGTCAATAAATATCTCTCGGTGGCCGATGGGGTGATTGTGGGAACGTCACTAAAATTTGACGGGAAAACCTTTAATGCGGTGGATCTAGACCGCGCCCGGATGCTGATGAAAACGGTGCAGGAACTCCGGATTCAATTGACGACCTGA
- a CDS encoding amino acid permease-associated region (PFAM: Amino acid permease~COGs: COG0531 Amino acid transporter~InterPro IPR004841~KEGG: tro:trd_1316 amino acid permease superfamily~PFAM: Amino acid permease-associated region~SPTR: Amino acid permease-associated region) — protein sequence MAQTNTMFVRNATGLVRELSPFDAFNLVFSAVLIPVGISEALGFSPAVFTGANVAISFVIAAVLMVAFGAVYLYFTNLMPRSGGDYVWVSRTLSPGVGFVTNAALTFVFLTWVSFNFTTMISYFGPAVFYLWGLPNGLITTLSQPGWEFAIATGLTMLFTALMITGIRRVARYMRWMFWLVWVGMGIWLVGMAVTPSSVFQARLKAVTGHSAASVISLAHHYGASFSSGVNWGMTLLAMVYAFQVYTGFQWTGYFAGEVKNVRKTAVTSIMGGLLVAAILYTGGTVLVYHSTGYTLYNALAYLGFNDASKLPANVPYVLPALARFLSLPAILRDYIGLSFILAIFWWTPTGFMLGTRNLFAWAFDRLMPESLAEVSERFHTPVKATLVIGAVVEVINVANVYLGLSEFLINIIAVMAAAFIVVSISAIVFPYRRRDLFEEASPMVQRRLAGVPLLTWAGLIGTAIWVAVLIIALTTPYFGLSTKPIPMLEAFIVPIAAIIYYLVVSAVRKREGFDLNVSFKAIPPE from the coding sequence TTGGCCCAAACGAACACGATGTTTGTCCGGAACGCTACCGGATTGGTCCGGGAGCTATCGCCGTTTGACGCGTTTAATCTCGTATTTTCGGCTGTGTTAATCCCGGTGGGCATATCCGAAGCTTTGGGGTTTTCGCCTGCCGTGTTTACGGGAGCCAATGTGGCAATATCGTTTGTAATCGCCGCCGTGTTAATGGTGGCATTTGGTGCCGTTTATCTGTATTTTACGAATTTGATGCCTCGGTCGGGAGGGGATTATGTCTGGGTAAGCCGGACATTGTCTCCCGGAGTCGGGTTTGTAACCAACGCCGCGTTGACGTTTGTTTTTTTAACATGGGTGTCATTCAACTTTACCACGATGATTAGTTACTTTGGGCCGGCGGTGTTTTATCTTTGGGGATTGCCTAACGGTCTAATAACCACATTAAGCCAGCCTGGCTGGGAATTTGCCATTGCCACGGGCTTAACGATGCTTTTTACCGCATTGATGATTACCGGAATCCGTCGGGTCGCACGATATATGCGGTGGATGTTTTGGCTCGTTTGGGTTGGTATGGGCATATGGCTCGTTGGTATGGCCGTGACACCCAGCAGCGTATTTCAAGCCCGCCTGAAAGCGGTAACCGGCCATAGCGCCGCGTCGGTGATCAGTTTGGCTCATCATTACGGTGCGTCGTTTTCTTCCGGGGTTAACTGGGGCATGACACTTCTTGCCATGGTCTACGCATTTCAGGTTTACACAGGATTTCAATGGACCGGTTATTTTGCCGGAGAAGTCAAGAATGTGAGAAAGACCGCCGTCACTTCGATAATGGGCGGATTGCTGGTCGCGGCGATATTATATACTGGTGGAACGGTATTAGTCTATCATTCCACCGGATATACCCTTTATAATGCGTTGGCTTATCTGGGGTTTAACGATGCATCGAAACTCCCCGCAAACGTACCGTATGTATTACCCGCTTTAGCGCGGTTTTTAAGCCTGCCTGCCATTTTGAGGGATTACATCGGGCTCAGTTTTATCCTGGCGATTTTTTGGTGGACACCAACGGGGTTCATGCTGGGGACGCGGAATTTGTTTGCTTGGGCCTTTGATCGGTTGATGCCTGAGTCCCTGGCCGAAGTCTCGGAGCGTTTTCACACACCCGTCAAGGCGACCTTGGTGATTGGTGCCGTCGTAGAAGTCATCAATGTCGCGAACGTGTATTTAGGCTTATCGGAATTCTTGATCAACATTATTGCGGTGATGGCCGCAGCGTTTATTGTCGTGAGTATTAGTGCCATAGTCTTTCCCTACCGGCGTCGGGATCTGTTTGAGGAAGCTTCACCCATGGTTCAACGCCGATTGGCCGGAGTGCCTTTACTGACATGGGCCGGTCTCATTGGGACTGCTATATGGGTGGCGGTGTTAATCATTGCATTAACAACACCGTATTTCGGGTTGAGTACGAAACCGATTCCTATGTTGGAGGCGTTTATCGTACCTATCGCGGCGATTATTTACTACCTCGTAGTGTCGGCCGTTCGCAAGCGTGAAGGATTTGACTTGAACGTTTCCTTTAAGGCAATTCCACCGGAATAG
- a CDS encoding hypothetical protein (KEGG: rrs:RoseRS_4337 hypothetical protein~SPTR: Putative uncharacterized protein) — protein MDLAERAKHLVATAESQGIFVRLLGGVALYLLAPSARTHPALIRSYKDIDAVVKARDGGKLTPILQKEGFVPDRRFNALHGETRLLFWDEHDENLQLDVFVGTFQQCHRLELLNGAENMTFTVTPTMLLLTKLQIVQLNEKDIRDIVTMLYDWPLADDDQGINRPVLAQILGNDWGLFTTVNDALDIVSHHISDYLQNGEEQKAWHRLESLQQWIHDCPKTIRFRLREKIGRRMSWYELPEEVKR, from the coding sequence ATGGATCTGGCGGAACGTGCCAAACATCTTGTAGCCACAGCAGAATCCCAGGGAATTTTCGTTCGGCTGTTAGGAGGTGTGGCACTTTACTTGTTGGCTCCGTCAGCTCGCACGCATCCGGCACTAATCCGGTCCTATAAAGATATTGACGCGGTTGTCAAAGCGCGGGATGGGGGCAAGTTAACCCCCATCTTGCAAAAAGAAGGATTTGTGCCTGATCGCCGATTTAACGCCTTGCATGGGGAGACTCGATTGCTATTTTGGGATGAACATGACGAGAACCTGCAACTGGATGTATTTGTGGGCACATTTCAACAGTGCCACCGCCTGGAGTTATTAAACGGGGCCGAGAATATGACCTTCACGGTGACGCCCACCATGTTGCTGCTAACCAAACTGCAAATCGTTCAGCTCAACGAGAAAGACATTCGAGATATCGTTACCATGCTCTATGATTGGCCGTTGGCCGACGATGATCAGGGAATCAATCGTCCCGTGTTGGCCCAAATATTGGGGAATGACTGGGGACTATTTACCACCGTGAACGACGCTCTTGATATAGTGTCACACCATATTTCGGATTATCTACAGAACGGGGAAGAGCAAAAGGCCTGGCATCGGTTGGAATCTTTACAACAGTGGATTCATGATTGTCCCAAAACCATACGGTTTCGTTTGCGGGAAAAAATCGGCCGTCGAATGTCGTGGTACGAACTACCGGAGGAGGTTAAGCGATGA
- a CDS encoding metallophosphoesterase (COGs: COG2129 phosphoesterase related to the Icc protein~InterPro IPR004843~KEGG: tro:trd_1319 Ser/Thr protein phosphatase family protein~PFAM: Metallophosphoesterase~SPTR: Ser/Thr protein phosphatase family protein) — protein MKIFGKPGSGTPLKIFFATDIHGSDRCFRKFINAAAFYNAQVLILGGDITGKVVVPIFRESNGTYRATVHHQEQTVSESDLPQLCRDIRSNGFYYYVTTREEAEYLRDNAEAREALFHRVIRESLAEWWDLAAERLKGKGVQVYISPGNDDDDAVIESLREAPFVINPDETVREIADGVWMLSFGWSNRTPWNSPRELDEPEIARRLERLAAGVPDMRNAIFNIHVPPFNTPLDKAPRLTSDLKPVVEAGEVQMASVGSTAVRDFIMRYQPLLGLHGHIHESAGIIKLGRTTCINPGSEYADGTLKGALVTVDTGRSQVARQLIAG, from the coding sequence ATGAAAATATTTGGGAAACCGGGAAGCGGTACCCCCCTGAAAATCTTTTTTGCTACGGACATCCATGGATCCGATCGATGTTTTCGTAAGTTCATCAATGCCGCTGCGTTTTATAATGCTCAGGTGCTTATTCTTGGGGGGGATATTACCGGTAAAGTCGTTGTCCCGATATTTCGGGAATCTAACGGAACTTATCGGGCCACTGTTCATCACCAGGAGCAAACGGTTAGTGAATCGGATCTTCCACAGTTATGTCGGGATATTCGCAGCAACGGATTTTATTATTACGTCACGACCCGTGAGGAAGCAGAGTATCTGCGGGATAACGCCGAAGCGCGGGAAGCGCTCTTTCATCGGGTCATTCGCGAGAGTTTAGCGGAGTGGTGGGACCTTGCCGCCGAACGTCTTAAGGGCAAAGGGGTGCAGGTCTATATTTCTCCGGGGAACGATGATGACGATGCCGTTATCGAATCTCTTCGCGAAGCCCCGTTTGTGATTAATCCGGACGAAACCGTGCGCGAAATCGCCGACGGCGTGTGGATGCTTTCGTTCGGTTGGAGTAACCGTACTCCGTGGAATTCTCCCCGGGAACTAGATGAACCAGAAATTGCCCGTCGGTTGGAGAGGTTAGCTGCTGGGGTACCGGATATGCGTAACGCTATTTTCAATATCCATGTCCCGCCGTTTAACACGCCGTTGGATAAGGCACCCCGGCTAACATCCGATCTTAAGCCGGTGGTGGAAGCCGGTGAAGTCCAAATGGCCAGTGTAGGGAGTACGGCGGTCCGTGATTTTATTATGCGGTACCAACCGTTGTTAGGGTTGCACGGCCATATTCATGAATCGGCCGGAATTATCAAATTAGGGAGAACCACGTGTATTAACCCGGGTTCAGAGTATGCGGACGGAACCCTTAAAGGGGCGTTAGTTACTGTGGATACGGGTCGATCTCAAGTTGCCCGGCAACTGATAGCGGGGTAG
- a CDS encoding Xylulokinase (PFAM: FGGY family of carbohydrate kinases, N-terminal domain; FGGY family of carbohydrate kinases, C-terminal domain~COGs: COG1070 Sugar (pentulose and hexulose) kinase~InterPro IPR018484:IPR018485~KEGG: sbu:SpiBuddy_2425 xylulokinase~PFAM: Carbohydrate kinase, FGGY, C-terminal; Carbohydrate kinase, FGGY, N-terminal~PRIAM: Xylulokinase~SPTR: Carbohydrate kinase, FGGY-like protein), which translates to MAWVMGIDIGTTAVKALLLDTETGQSVTATSDEYPLYSPNAGWAEADPQHWEQGISEAIARLRQQDAKAVSQCRGIGVCGMVPALVPLDRSHRPLRRSIQQNDARTGRELAQIMADADTEWLYQRTGTVLNQQHIAPKLLWLQRYEPHTWEQLHAIVGSYDYVRGLMTGNWAIEVNWAVESGLFDVHARSWLTDFMNRWSIDSRWFGSVGNPWEPAGTLRPRMAEAWGMPSGIPVVYGSADHVASALAAGVANPGDVLIKFGGAGDILYCTATPQFHRRLYFDLHDLPGRYLLNGCMAASGSLVRWLLSRLKADDRSLPELDRRASAISPGSDGIVVLPYFLGEKTPIFDADARGVIFGLMLHHTDGHLFRAVLESVIFGFRHHLDVLSNSGFPVERIFATNGGAKSELWRQIAADVLQRPILAFPHHPGSAMGAAIVAAQGLGLLPQEPVVDRIDTPRIWHQPNPDNRSVYDRNYSVFRTLYERTHDLMHVMGRGEDS; encoded by the coding sequence ATGGCATGGGTGATGGGAATCGACATCGGAACCACCGCAGTTAAAGCGCTGTTGCTGGATACGGAAACGGGACAATCGGTGACGGCGACGAGCGACGAGTATCCGCTATATAGCCCGAATGCCGGTTGGGCCGAGGCGGATCCGCAGCATTGGGAACAAGGCATATCCGAGGCGATCGCACGATTGCGGCAACAGGATGCCAAGGCGGTGTCTCAATGTCGAGGAATAGGGGTATGCGGCATGGTACCGGCTCTGGTGCCGTTGGACCGGTCCCACCGCCCGTTGAGACGTTCGATACAACAAAACGATGCGCGAACCGGTCGAGAACTGGCGCAAATCATGGCCGATGCCGATACCGAGTGGCTGTATCAACGTACGGGCACGGTTTTGAATCAACAGCATATTGCCCCGAAATTACTGTGGTTGCAACGTTACGAACCTCATACGTGGGAACAGCTCCATGCGATTGTAGGAAGTTATGACTACGTCAGGGGTCTCATGACCGGCAATTGGGCGATTGAGGTGAATTGGGCGGTTGAAAGCGGGTTGTTCGACGTACACGCGAGGAGCTGGCTGACGGATTTCATGAACCGATGGTCGATTGATTCCCGATGGTTCGGATCGGTAGGAAATCCATGGGAACCGGCGGGAACTTTGCGTCCGCGTATGGCGGAAGCTTGGGGAATGCCTTCGGGGATTCCGGTGGTGTATGGCAGTGCGGATCATGTGGCTTCGGCGTTGGCTGCCGGGGTGGCGAACCCGGGGGACGTCTTGATCAAGTTCGGCGGTGCCGGGGACATCTTATATTGCACGGCCACCCCCCAGTTTCACCGACGGTTATATTTCGACCTTCATGATTTGCCGGGCCGTTATTTGTTAAATGGGTGCATGGCCGCCAGCGGATCTTTGGTGCGGTGGCTGTTATCCCGATTAAAAGCCGACGACCGGAGTCTTCCGGAGCTGGATCGCCGGGCGTCAGCGATTTCACCTGGTAGCGACGGGATTGTGGTCTTGCCGTACTTTCTGGGAGAAAAAACGCCCATATTTGATGCAGATGCCCGCGGCGTGATATTCGGCCTGATGCTTCACCACACTGATGGCCATCTGTTCCGGGCCGTTTTGGAAAGCGTTATCTTTGGATTTCGGCATCACCTAGACGTTTTGTCGAATTCCGGATTTCCGGTCGAGCGGATTTTTGCCACCAACGGGGGCGCGAAATCGGAGCTGTGGCGGCAAATTGCGGCGGATGTGCTTCAGCGCCCGATTCTGGCGTTTCCCCACCATCCGGGAAGTGCTATGGGTGCCGCCATCGTGGCCGCTCAGGGTTTGGGGTTGTTACCGCAAGAGCCGGTAGTGGACCGTATTGATACACCTCGCATATGGCATCAGCCCAATCCGGATAACCGGAGCGTTTATGACCGAAATTATTCGGTATTTCGAACGCTCTATGAGCGAACCCACGATTTAATGCATGTCATGGGAAGGGGAGAAGATTCGTGA
- a CDS encoding 3-oxoacyl-(acyl-carrier-protein) reductase (PFAM: short chain dehydrogenase~COGs: COG1028 Dehydrogenase with different specificities (related to short-chain alcohol dehydrogenase)~InterPro IPR002198~KEGG: ara:Arad_9891 short chain dehydrogenase protein~PFAM: Short-chain dehydrogenase/reductase SDR~PRIAM: 3-oxoacyl-[acyl-carrier-protein] reductase~SPTR: Estradiol 17-beta-dehydrogenase 8), with translation MTENKPLALVTGGSQGIGAAICRRLARDGYAVIVGDLVKPDSLLAEGIVQDFVVLDVTRKDTVTAAVQSIENRFGPIEVLCNNAGVSTMNRVVDLTEREWDFNFNVNMKGVFLMTQAVLPAMMNRRRGVIINTASMAGTKGVPLLAHYAASKWAVIGFTKSVALEVAPYGIRVNAVCPGYVRTGMQDRELVWEAQLRGMTPDAVQAEYIRLTPLGRIEEPEDVARVVGFLASDDSRFITGEAIHVTGGANL, from the coding sequence GTGACAGAAAACAAGCCATTGGCTTTGGTTACCGGTGGGTCACAGGGAATCGGAGCCGCCATATGCCGCAGGCTGGCGCGGGACGGATATGCGGTGATCGTGGGTGATTTGGTCAAACCGGATAGCTTGTTGGCGGAAGGGATTGTACAGGACTTTGTGGTTCTTGACGTGACCCGAAAGGATACGGTTACCGCGGCTGTCCAGTCAATCGAAAACCGATTTGGACCCATCGAGGTCTTGTGTAATAATGCCGGTGTGTCAACCATGAATCGGGTGGTCGACCTCACCGAACGCGAATGGGATTTTAACTTCAATGTCAATATGAAGGGCGTCTTTTTGATGACGCAAGCGGTGCTGCCCGCCATGATGAATCGCCGAAGGGGTGTGATCATTAATACGGCATCAATGGCCGGCACCAAAGGCGTGCCGTTATTGGCACATTATGCGGCATCCAAATGGGCGGTTATCGGATTTACCAAAAGCGTGGCGCTTGAGGTGGCGCCTTATGGGATTCGGGTAAACGCCGTGTGTCCAGGTTATGTGCGGACCGGCATGCAGGACCGGGAACTCGTTTGGGAAGCGCAGTTAAGAGGAATGACCCCGGATGCGGTTCAGGCCGAATATATTCGATTAACACCACTTGGTCGAATTGAAGAACCGGAAGATGTGGCCCGGGTCGTGGGATTTTTGGCGAGCGACGACTCGCGGTTTATTACCGGAGAAGCGATTCATGTAACCGGCGGGGCCAACTTATAG
- a CDS encoding hypothetical protein (KEGG: ppm:PPSC2_c1075 protein~SPTR: Putative uncharacterized protein) produces the protein MKIAIRTALVLGGAIALAGCGSVPPASAKPPIRPGTPPAVAGTLAMSQTMSAIDFENQQTGWLAGAGQIWMTTDGGRQWQVVYDQGDADFHGIRFVTSRVGWVWSNRTLVETTDGGITWQVVHQGPSPLVSFSMVSPFRGYAVWDTPSAPAGPGLPGGRLFVTTDGGRRWRALTTPFNPVAVDFSGPLNGWVVGTHHIWRTVDGGRQWHPVFGLRTPPMSATIRITGSMVWVLLRGGSGMNQTSYTVLQYTPKGGWKTALAVSTAGAGPAPDAALGAPAGPGLVPGPLVAVDAGTAFFAGEVPAANLGTTAVWAYHDGRWNQFPAIYGVNGVPGPDALSFVNPRDGWLVAGSGATQVFRTRNGGQSWYQVFPAPVPVRGVSFPSATTGYGLGLPGQPNAVVKTTDGGTRWVTVGQSPAPDNWQSDAPMPSIVFTGPVTGWAVRDQHLWQTVDGGRQWTPIFLPDWTSADGLDMVDFLDSAGIVGAPYENTSWWTVDGGATWNRAQRETVLQGLGSLNRAVTPKTLGESQEILEVGANGPVLWILGENRWALSTDNGTQWVTHSFPRNIVGGMIADLSFANAQDGWLESGLGQLYRTQDGGARWQVLP, from the coding sequence ATGAAAATAGCAATCCGAACGGCTCTTGTGCTGGGAGGGGCTATAGCACTGGCAGGGTGCGGCAGCGTGCCCCCGGCGTCGGCCAAACCGCCGATTAGGCCGGGCACCCCGCCTGCCGTGGCGGGCACGCTGGCGATGAGCCAAACGATGAGTGCGATTGACTTTGAAAATCAACAAACCGGGTGGTTAGCCGGTGCGGGCCAGATTTGGATGACGACCGACGGCGGCCGTCAATGGCAGGTGGTCTACGATCAGGGGGATGCCGATTTTCACGGCATCCGGTTTGTGACGTCCCGGGTCGGGTGGGTGTGGAGCAATCGGACCCTGGTGGAAACGACTGACGGGGGGATTACCTGGCAGGTGGTGCATCAGGGACCTTCACCCTTGGTGTCTTTCAGTATGGTATCCCCTTTCCGGGGGTATGCCGTGTGGGACACCCCCTCTGCACCGGCCGGTCCGGGTTTACCCGGCGGCCGGCTCTTTGTGACGACGGACGGCGGCCGCCGATGGCGGGCATTGACCACGCCGTTTAATCCGGTAGCGGTCGATTTTTCCGGACCGCTAAACGGATGGGTGGTAGGAACCCATCACATTTGGCGGACTGTCGACGGTGGTCGGCAATGGCATCCGGTCTTCGGACTTCGTACCCCACCGATGTCGGCTACCATCCGGATAACGGGTAGCATGGTCTGGGTCCTACTCCGAGGTGGTTCGGGCATGAATCAAACATCCTATACTGTGCTCCAATACACGCCGAAAGGCGGTTGGAAAACCGCTCTGGCTGTCAGCACCGCCGGAGCCGGACCCGCTCCGGATGCGGCCCTTGGCGCCCCGGCCGGGCCCGGGCTGGTGCCGGGCCCGCTGGTGGCGGTTGACGCCGGAACGGCCTTTTTTGCCGGCGAAGTGCCGGCCGCCAATCTCGGCACCACCGCCGTGTGGGCGTATCACGACGGCCGTTGGAACCAATTTCCCGCGATTTATGGCGTCAACGGAGTCCCGGGTCCCGATGCGCTGAGCTTTGTCAATCCGCGTGACGGTTGGCTGGTCGCCGGTTCGGGAGCGACTCAAGTGTTCAGGACGCGTAACGGCGGACAAAGCTGGTACCAGGTGTTTCCGGCACCCGTTCCGGTGCGTGGCGTTAGTTTTCCCTCTGCGACCACCGGGTATGGATTGGGATTACCGGGACAGCCGAATGCGGTGGTGAAGACGACGGACGGAGGGACCCGGTGGGTAACGGTGGGCCAGTCACCGGCACCGGATAACTGGCAGTCGGATGCCCCTATGCCGTCCATCGTGTTTACCGGTCCGGTCACTGGTTGGGCGGTCCGAGATCAACACCTTTGGCAAACGGTTGACGGAGGACGGCAATGGACGCCCATTTTTTTGCCGGATTGGACGTCCGCCGACGGTCTTGATATGGTTGACTTCCTCGACTCGGCCGGAATTGTCGGTGCTCCCTACGAGAACACGTCATGGTGGACCGTCGACGGCGGTGCGACGTGGAATCGGGCCCAGCGGGAGACGGTCCTTCAAGGACTGGGGAGTCTCAACCGTGCCGTGACGCCGAAAACGTTGGGGGAGTCCCAGGAGATTTTGGAGGTCGGGGCAAACGGTCCGGTTCTGTGGATTCTCGGGGAGAACAGGTGGGCCCTTTCGACGGACAACGGCACCCAATGGGTGACGCACTCGTTCCCGCGCAATATCGTCGGCGGGATGATTGCGGATCTCTCGTTTGCCAACGCCCAAGACGGATGGCTGGAGAGCGGACTGGGTCAATTGTACCGAACCCAAGATGGCGGAGCCCGGTGGCAAGTGTTACCCTAG
- a CDS encoding protein of unknown function DUF805 (PFAM: Protein of unknown function (DUF805)~COGs: COG3152 membrane protein~InterPro IPR008523~KEGG: kva:Kvar_0567 protein of unknown function DUF805~PFAM: Protein of unknown function DUF805~SPTR: Putative uncharacterized protein) — protein sequence MEAYLEAWKKYAVFDGRASRPEFWLFYLINLVVTAALALFGVMTGLHFLLAIYDIAVFLPSWAVEVRRLHDTGRSGWNMLWAFLPVIGWIVLIVFLAEKGHAGQNQYGPDPRQAA from the coding sequence ATGGAAGCCTATCTCGAGGCGTGGAAAAAGTATGCGGTGTTTGACGGGCGGGCCTCTCGCCCGGAATTTTGGCTCTTTTACCTGATTAATCTGGTCGTGACGGCGGCATTGGCACTTTTTGGCGTCATGACCGGCCTGCACTTTTTGCTCGCAATCTATGATATCGCGGTGTTTTTGCCGTCTTGGGCAGTGGAAGTCCGTCGATTGCACGATACCGGGCGATCCGGGTGGAATATGCTTTGGGCCTTTTTGCCCGTCATCGGTTGGATCGTGTTGATTGTGTTTTTGGCGGAAAAAGGGCACGCAGGACAAAACCAATACGGCCCTGATCCGCGGCAGGCCGCATAG
- a CDS encoding hypothetical protein (KEGG: sbm:Shew185_3245 hypothetical protein) has protein sequence MPKKTIYIRDSDVELWEQAESVAKNGESVSAVLSEALRQYLTGHQTRTAWVRLKGAEDGIRVRVEPAPDGWLIGVPPLASGGTPVLQALKQAGIWIPDAITAQLRSGSAPLWVWIPATVITGLWLITPEGLTGIDYVDLARHAWPRLVGAAKARQTMSYSELGQQLGGLHPLHQVPAVLDVIERWCLTHGHPDLTGVVVSKNTGLPGADFWRQNGWAELPLAERVDRWRQTQTELAAADWSETPPF, from the coding sequence ATGCCGAAAAAAACAATATATATCCGCGATAGCGACGTCGAATTGTGGGAGCAGGCGGAATCGGTCGCCAAAAACGGGGAAAGTGTCAGCGCCGTCCTCTCGGAAGCGCTTCGCCAGTACTTGACCGGCCATCAAACGCGGACCGCCTGGGTCCGACTGAAGGGAGCCGAAGACGGCATCCGGGTACGCGTCGAACCGGCCCCCGACGGGTGGCTGATTGGCGTACCGCCCCTAGCCTCGGGAGGCACGCCGGTGTTACAAGCCTTAAAGCAAGCCGGTATCTGGATACCCGACGCGATAACCGCCCAGCTCCGTTCGGGCAGTGCGCCCCTTTGGGTTTGGATTCCGGCGACCGTGATCACCGGCCTCTGGCTTATTACACCCGAAGGTCTGACCGGCATCGACTACGTTGATTTGGCCCGTCACGCCTGGCCGCGCCTGGTCGGTGCCGCCAAGGCCCGTCAAACCATGTCCTATAGCGAGCTGGGCCAGCAATTAGGAGGGCTTCACCCGCTCCATCAGGTACCGGCGGTGTTAGACGTGATCGAGCGTTGGTGTCTCACCCATGGCCACCCCGACTTAACCGGGGTGGTGGTCAGTAAAAACACGGGATTGCCGGGCGCCGATTTCTGGCGCCAAAACGGTTGGGCGGAATTGCCGCTCGCCGAACGAGTCGACCGCTGGCGGCAGACCCAAACCGAGCTGGCCGCCGCCGATTGGTCGGAAACCCCGCCCTTTTAA